The Amaranthus tricolor cultivar Red isolate AtriRed21 chromosome 2, ASM2621246v1, whole genome shotgun sequence genome contains the following window.
AAGTGCTCTAGTGGCCCTTCCTTATCTTACCCAACGAATAAAATTTCCATCAACATTATGGTATAGGCAAGATGAATTTGGTATTCTAATCCCATTGCTAGGGGTGTAGTCACCCGGCAAATCAATTTTTCCGACAAGGATGTGTAAGGGTTGGCCATGTTAAGGTCAAGTAAATCAAATGGTGAGGGTAGAAAGTGGAAGGTGCAGTGAATACTCTAGCAAAGAAATCATAAAAACAAATACACACTAAATAAATATTGGTAATAACAACTCAAACAAATCAACTAACAtgaaaatattcaattatttacAAGACCACTAATAAAATGCAAACTAGCATACCTTGCTTCCCGATAACTGTGACATTTTGATCGATGGTTCTTGGATCATTGAATCCTATGACCAATTaaatcaaacaaattttaaaaatccccATATCTTCTAACAAACAACTTTTATTAGTGGTAAGAATGAGTACATCTACATAGGGAGCTATGGGTAGTCTTACACAATCTAAGTGATCAAAGTGAAAATAGATTTTAGGTTAAAATTTTAGGTTGTCTAACAAACAATAGCAACTACAATAATAAAACTTGATATAACACATCTAGGATTTTAGGACATTTTACTTCATAAGTTAATAGGCTAATAATCGATATTGACTAGGCATTAGgctaaataaacataataattaaagaGATATCCCCATGGCGGGCCTCAAGGCTGTCGACGGTTAGGTTTGTGGTCGGCATTTGATGACTGGTTCTCATTAGCGTTTTGATTTCTCTTTAGAGGCTATATTTTCCTAGGGTTATAGCTATTTGCGGTGGCGTTTGAGCAAAATTTTAATATGGTGGTGGTATTTGTTTACGGATTCTTATCCGGTGGAAGGGTTGATGTCCTGATTGTAGTACTAAGTTCTTAGCTTTCGTATTCTTTCACTGATGGTTTAACGTCAAGTATTGTGTTTGttttattggttgttctttgctGTTGATTTTAGGGTGCTGGGTTTTTGGGGTGGTTGTGTTGGTCGCCTGGGTTCTTTTATTTGAAGTTGGAAGCTGTGTTTTCCAAAAGGTTATGGTGGTGTATGTTGGTTCAAGGGTCCTAGTTTTTCTAGTAGCATTTCATATGGTAAGTAGGTGttagatttaattttttagtgaAGGGGTCCTAGTGTTTCTGATGGCGACTTTATATGGTATATGGGTGTCAGATATAATGGATGTTGCGGAGGTTTTTTTTATCTGGTTTTCGGAGCCTTTCTTTTAGTGGAGTTGTCACAGATTCTGGTGGTGATGCTTGGGTGCTATAGGCTATGTTCCTGGTGGTGTTTCGGTAGGCCCTGTGAAGGTTGTTGTCTAAATGTTGGGTGGTGGTGTAGTTTTCAGTGACCACCTTATTTCTGTTTTGGTTCATGGGGTTTTGTTTTAGGTCGGTTTTGATTAATTCCTTGATGGATTTGATTTTCCTATTGGTGTTTGGTAATTCTATTTGCTACAATGGTTGTTGTGGTGTTTTCGTCTGGTGCTTTTTGTTCTACAATTGGTGAGGTGAAGCTTGTTTTCTCTAGGTATCTAGGAATGTTGTTACACGATGAGCGAGTACTGCTACTGTTATTTTTGGGTGgtgtattttcggtgatgataATGGACGGAGGAGATGTTTGTTTATACTCTAGTGGTGTTATTGGTTCCATGGTTTTATGTCTACAGGCATCTTTGAGTCGTTGAGTGACTATTCCGACCCCTATTGACTTCTAGTTTTGAGCTTTGCTTCCATACGGTCTTGGGTAGTGATGGTGGTTACTGGCGACGCTTTGGCGTCTGCTCTTAATTTTGGTGATGGATAGTAAGTATCGACTGCAACTTCCCTAAATTAATCAAAGTGTCGTATTAACCCTCTTTTTGTGTCATTCTTTGACTTCCGTTGTTGAGCCATGGCTCCATGTTGCCATAGGTTGTAATGGTTTCTATTCACCTTTTCGTCAACTTCTAATGTTTGAGATCCTGGTAGTGTTGGCTACCACATTATTTTTTGTGAGTTCCATCGTGTTGGCCACCATCACGTGTTGAGGGCATGACGGTGAATAATAACTCTAATGATCAATTATTTTATACTTGTTTAAATGCTCAAGAAGAGGAAAATGACACATGGTACATTGATAGTGGTTGTTCCAACCACATGACCggaaataaaattttctttatcactcttgatgaaaatataaaatcacaaataactCTTGGTGATGGGAGTAATCAGGAAGTTTCTGGAAAAGGAATAATTcttgttaaaacaaaaaatggctcCTCTAAATTCATCCCCAACGTCTTTTGACAatttaaaactgttaaaaaatagagaaatggtGATTGGGTTACCACCAATcactaatgaaaagaaaatttgtgaGGGTTGTATCTATGGAAAAATGCATAGATCACCATTCCCAACCTCATCTTGGAGGGCTAGAGCTCCATTAGAGCTTGTCCATGCTGATATATGGGGTCCTACCAGGAATCCGTCTCTTGGCGGAAAAAGATACTTTCTGTTGATTGTGGATGATTTTTCAAGCATGATGTGGGTGTATTTCTTGGAGAAAAAATCAAAAGCATTATCCCACTTCATGCAATTTAAAGCCCTCACTAAAAAACAAAGTGGGCATTCGATAAAGGTTCTAAGAACCGATCGTGGGGGAGAATTCACAAGCAATGAATTCAACAAATTCTGTAAACAACATGGCATCAAAAAGGAGCTCACAGTCAGAcgcacaccacaacaaaatggtgttgcagaAAGGAGAAACAGGACAATTGCTGAAATGGCTCGGAGTATGATGCAAGGAAAAAATCTGCCTAAatatttttgggcagaagctgtCCACATAGCTATTTACATACTTAACAAGTCTCCCACAAAAGCGCTAAGAAGCAAGACGCCGTATGAAGCTTGGCACAAAAGAAAGCCAAGGGTTGAGCACCTCAAAGTTTTCGGGTGCATTGCATATGCCCACGTCCCAAAGGAGAATCGGGATAAGCTAGACGGAAAAGGAGAAAAATGTATCTTCATTGGATACAGTGACGAGTCTTAAGGATATCGTCTCTATCAGCCCGAAACTAAGGAGTTGATCATCTCCGGAGATGTCATATTCAATGAAGGAGCACAGTGGCAATGGAACAAGAGCAATCCAGAAGTTCACAATCCAGAAGTTCCAGTGACAGTCATTCCACCTCCAAGCCCAGACCAAGGCGAAGGTACAAGCAGGCTAAGATCAACACCAAACAGCCCAAGATCACCACTAAGCAGCCCTAGATCACCATCAAGCTCGAGTCCAACACCAAAATCAAGTCCAACACAAGAAGTTCGACGATCACAACGACCCAGACGTCCTCCAGCCTACTTGGATAAATATCAGTGTAATCATTCTATCATGGCTCTCATTGCCAACGAACCACAAGGCTTCCAAGAGGCAGCACAAGAAGAGGAATGGATTGACGCCATGAATGAAGAAATCAAGATGATCAAGAAGAACCGCACATGGAAACTTGTTGACAAGCCTCGAGATAAAGAAATAATAGGCCTCAAATGGGTCTATAAGATCAAATACAATGAAGATGGCTCCATTGAAAAGTACAAGGCTCGCCTAGTTGCAAAAGGCTATTCACAACAACCCGGAGTTGATTTCAACGAGACATATGCTCCAATTGTTCGAATGGAGACGATCAGGTCAGTCCTTGCACTCGCAGCTCAATTTAAATTACAAGTTTTTCAATTAGATGTCAAATCTGCTTTTCTTAATGGCGAGTTaaaagaagaagtatatgttgaGCAACCGCAAGGATATGTAATCGAAGGCAAGGAAGAAAAGGTGTATCGTCTTCGAAGTGCCCTCTATGGGCTCAAGCAGGCTCCTCGTGCATGGAATAGCAATATTGATGGCTATCTTATTCAAAATGGGTTTACAAAAAGCCCAAGTGAGCCATCACTTTACATCAAGACACAAGAGTCACATGATTTTCTCATCTTGTGCCTTTATGTAGACGATCTCATTTTCATGGGCACTAACTCAAAAATGATCGAAGATTTCATGAAAGCAATGATGTTGGAATATGAGATGACCGACCTTGGAGctatgaaatacttccttggcatgGAAGTTAAGCAAGGTCCAGGAAGAATTTTTCTCTCACAGGAGAGATATGTTGAAGATATGCTCAAAATTTTCAACATGAGCGATTGCAAGCCAATGACGACATCAATGGCTACGTTTGAGAAACTTTCCAAATATGATGGAAGGGAGAAAGTAGACGCATCGCTCTATCGTAGCATGGTCGGATCTCTCATCTATCTCACAAACACAAGGCCCAACATAGTACATGCAGTCAGCATTGTCTCTAGGTTCATGAGTGAACCTAGCAAGGCACATCTTGCAACAGTAAAGAGGATTCTAAGGTATATCAAAGGAACGAAGAGCCATGGAATAATGTACGAGTCCGAAATCGAGTACAAGCTCACAGGCTACACAGACAGCGACTGGGCTGGAAGCATTGATGATCGAAGAAGTACGAGTGGATACGTGTTTCAGATAGGATCGAAGTCCATCTCCTGGTCATCAAAGAAACAGGCAACGGTGGCACTATCATCATCAGAAGCAGAATACATATCAGCTACGAGCGCAGCATGTGAATTAGTTCGGCTAAGGAGAATTCTTCAAGACCTACGACAAGATACATAAGATCCAACTACCATCTATTGTGACAATATGTCAGCCATAGCCATCACGAAGAATCCAGTTTTCCATAGTCGCACTAAGCATATCGAGATACGACACCACTTCATTCGAGAATTGATCGAGAAACAGGAAATCGAGTTACAATTCTGCAAGACGGGAGAGCAGCTCGCAGATATATTCACCAAGGCACTACCAACAGATAAATTCATCCAGTTCGGAAAACAGCTCTGTGTTGAAGAATTTTCATATTAAGGGAGAGTATTAGAGAATTAGTCTAGAAAATTCTTAAGATAACTAGAAAAAATATGTATACAAAATATCTATGTAAAATATCTAAGCTATAAACATCTAGGATATATATCTAGAATATTGTATAAAGAAAATCTAGTTAAGAATATCTTAGGAAAAATCTAGATTAATAATTCTTCTAGAATACACTACCCAACTAGAAGAATAACTAACATAACCTACTATAAATAGAAGCATATACTTGCATGTAACAACTTAAGCATTACAATAAATCCATTGCATCATTATTGACTCCATCCCACAATACAAATTCATCAATTACAATTTCACTACAAACCCACCACATACCTACTCCTTAAATTTCTAACATTCCTCAACATATTAATCAACAAGCTATTCATCCTTATGTCGCGATGATCATTCGTTCATAAAAAAAACCTATCAACTAGATAATGAAGTCCAAATCTCAAGACACTAGGAAAATTCTAGTGCGTTAAACTTCATTGGGAATGGGGATAATACCAAGACCACAATATCAACTAATATAAGAGCCATGAAAACTATTGAGCGCCCACTTGATACTCAATAACTGTCTCTACTAAACAGAATGTTgacattaaataaatatatcaaaattaacAAGGCTATGCTGGTGTATATTGAATTAGTGAGTAGCTGATAATTGTTCCAACTCCACAAGGCCACGTCAaaatattttcttcatttttgcaTATGAACTAATTATTGAACCACAATAAATACAATGCACATCCTCAAATATGTTACTGATGGGAGAATATTGCAAAATTATAATATCAATAGCAATTTTTCAAGGCCCAATTCGGGTGGGAGGGGTGGAGCTAGCCCAAAGCAAAATTAAGAAGGTGGTTGTAGTCGACGGCGTGCTGCAGCTTTCTCAAGTGCCTTCTGTCTTTTGGCTTCCATAAGTGATTTTTCTTCTTCTGTAATCTTAGGATTGGAGCTCCCACCTCCAACACTAGATGGCTTATCATTTTGCTCAGTGGATTTTTGGCTTTGCAGCACACCGACACTTGTGTTATTAGCTTGCCTAGTGATGGATGTTTCCTGTAGCAACATATCAAGCATTAATAAGAAGTAACATCAAGTATAAGGAAAAAAGGTTAAGGCACAGTCTATTTATGCATGTTGAAGTGATTGTTTTATCAACATAAATATAGCGCCCTAGATTGGCTCTCTGGAGCTAAATGATTATTCATTTTCTACTGCTTGCATTAGAAATGATTTCAATAGCTCTATCATGCCCAAAACTTATTCATTGTTGAGTGATCACCAATCCTAATGCAATTTCTTTATAAGACACAAAGTTGTTCGTATTGAGTTAATTTTTTCAGCACCTCCAGTCCTTACATATGAATAGCATTTATTCCGACATAGAAAATAGACATTCTGCCTTTGGGGACAACATATTGCTATAAACAAACATAGCTAATTGAAGGTAAAATGAAACAGATGATTATCTAAATGGAAGTAGGCATTCGAAAAGCTTGATTCTCTTCCAAGAAAAGCTagactttgaaaaaaaaattttaaagatttttgatCCCTTCTATGGTTGTAAGAACTATTACACCTATCTACTTTTAAGAGCATATGTGATTCCCTTTATCATATTCCCCCTTATCACCTGCACGCCTTCTCTAAAAACATCCACGCAATTGATGTAAACTTTAATTTTGCTAATATCCCTCTATCTGATTGATGAAATTAATTTCCTGCAGCCTAATCTTAACCAGTGGATTAGGTAATTCCAACATTCACCTCCTTTAACCAGTTTATATCACAATGTTGACACCAATAATACAGTTATGCGGTACACACACACATAATGACGTTGTAATTAACTTACTTCCAAAGTCTCGTTAAACATTTCATTGAGTATATCTTCTTCCATGTCATTAGCACAATTTCCATTGAAAGTCAAGTCTTCTTGATTATTAGTAGGCGCCTCCATATTCCGGACATCTGAAAGAATTGAATGGCACAACAATGTGAGGACGAAAGAACAATGATCTACTAGTAATACACGTCATAACTAAATAGTGAATGAAAGCTTCATTAAAAGGATGTACAATTAGtatttaatttcataattttatataatcctctttatgtatatatacataaaagaGGAACAGAACGTCTACACTGATGAGTTTCCTATCAATGCAACGAAAATAGTTTGTTTCAACAAGATAAATGTGTAGCTTGTaggtcttttttctttttctttgcagTTCTTTTGTTACGCACAATATATAACTATGAAACTGAAACATCTTCAAGGCAAAAGGGTAAACTGTGAACCTAAGTTTAAAAAGAACTTCACATATCTGGAGTGTTTAAATGGATATTATGCCTCACTTTTAACGAGAAGAATTCAAGGgacaaaaaacaaagtttcGTAGATTGATTGTTATTTGTCTGGACAGACTGAAAAAAGGGAAGGTAAGAAAATGTGTGCGCAATCTACTGTCCTTTTTCTTCAATAAACTAAATATTACATTAttggattttttattttttttttgagagttAAAGTGAATTATATTGCTCAATCTAACCAATTTACAACAAAACTCCAAAATACAGCGAGGTTTATAAAAATCCTAGACTACGCCTGCGCCTAAACTATAGGGAGTAAAACCAGGTTCTATCCCTATCAGATAGTCTATctaatttatttacataaattatTGGATATATTTGTATAGATGAtattaatttcacaaaaataatcaACTAGAGTTACAAGTGATAATAGGGTCCCAGCATGATAACTTTACATCTAACACTTTTAAGGCCACCAAATCATGCAACCATCTTCCTTAAGATACTTTGATGAGCAGAATAAGCCTAGAAGTTAAATCTAATTGCTAGTATTATCATTCCACTATGAAATCCCCACCCCTTTCACTATTTTCTTTATCACCTCTTAAGTTATCAAGGACTTTATCAATCAAATATGAAAGGAATGGTACACCAAAAAGCCACAATGATAAAGAACAATTATCTCCAACTAAGTGTATCTCAAGGCTTTTCATAACAAAGCTAGATGTATCTCAtggttttattttcaaataactATATTTAGTTTTTCCAACTTTAACACTTTTTGAATTTCAACAGATAGAGCATCCGACTCGTGACTATaccattttttaataaataataaaacaagCACACTCTTGACTGTAATTCAACAAGAAAATAATTGTAGTAGATAATTTTCACCACTCCAACCTTAATTAGTGTAACTATTAAGACATTAAAAGGTTAACATCACAAAAAGAATCAAAAAGTATATTTCCCTGTTAAAAGAAGTAAACCATTCTTTGAAACAATAcaaatcaaaaagtaaaatgCTTACGCTTGGATACGGACAACAATGACAATGACAAAGTCTTAATTCCAACATATTGGGAAACATTAGAATAAGGAGAGCTACAAAAATACTATAAACCATTATATGGATCATGTCTAACATACTCAAGGTTCATAATACAATTACAACTCAATATGTCATCAATATAGAGGTTAATACAACAAATGCTCATTTAAAAAAACAGTAAAATTTAATGTTAGATCAAAAGAAGAGTGATTGGAAGCACGAGAACAAAGATAGACAGAAAGATAGATGTTTGTTGTTCATATTCAAAACTAAAGCAAACCCAATAAATACTTGATGCCCTTGTCTTAAAGAGTAATGACCATGCCGAAACCTTTTATCTGTCAAATATTAATCCAAAATTATTGTAATAGAACCTAAGTTTAACAGTAATCaaccaaagaaaataaaaattgaaaaagagaACAAATTCATATTACTTCACGAGATATGATTACTTTGTTAGGTTCTTTATCTTCTTCGACGAGTAATCATTTTTCCCCGCGACAAGTTTACTTTAATCTATCTTACTATTTCCATTATTCTCCTTTTAAACATCAGAGAATACAATTCACAATAAGGTCCAGCCTCAAAACAGTAAAATAAGCATATATGACAATGTAATATGCAAAATAAGATACCTTCTTGCTCGTTTAAAATCTCATTTTTAGTATTGTTCTCTTTCAGCTTTGTGGGATCCCCTCCATTGGCAACTCTTTCCTTTAGATCAGCAATGCATGACTGGAAATTTCATGTACAGGAgatcaatcataaaaaaaattgtatgttTACAAGTTAAAAATGAttatatcaaacaaaaaaatgacATAAAAGCCCTTAGCGTTATAACCCATGCATGCTCCCCACATGCATTCAGAACGCCAaaaaattattcttattctGAAGCAATAATCCTTGTCTCTaatgaataattattatgaaaagaATATTCACTCACTATGTGTAATAGACAAAGGTTGTCAAGTTATAGAAATAttttaactaaaataaactttaaCCCACACTACTTTTATTAACTAAATACAGGAAATTGACTAGGGGAATCACAGATTTCCAAAGGAAAGGCAAAATTACAAATGGTGGTTGAGAGTAAGTCATTGATAATGCTGGCAGAATTTAGTAAAAGGAATTCACTGTACCTTCAAACGTTTTGAAGATCCAGCTTCCTCAACTTTGTGTATGAACTGATCAAATGGGAAGTATGGAAGAAATTTTTCATGCCATTCAGCATACATACGAAGTAAATTCTTCAAATCATTTACCTGTAGAAGATAACATGGAAGTTATAAAGTCATTTCCAATCAAGTTTTCAGTAAAATAATAAGAATGATATACAAGCTTTTAAATATGCAGTGATTATTTTTTCTTGCTTATCAATTTTACTTATGGGTTGTCTTGAGAAACAAGAGTATGAGGAAGCACATGAGCAGTTTAAGGCATCCTCAAAAATTGAATGTCTTTTACAATTTGATATATTATACTTGTAACCTTGTACAttctattcaaattttaaagaaTAGGTTGCAACAAAGGTCATTGctaaatgataattttgttaATGGGCTCGTACACAATAAGACCCGCATAAGAGAAGAGTTAACTGCACACAAACCCAATAAAGTTagcatcctaaaaccaattgataGTAGGAGGAGTGGCCCATTAACCTTATATATTTGTCAACctctctctaattcttcgatGTGAGATCATATGTAGGTTATTTTTCCAACACTAAATATTCACAGCACTACTAGAAAAACCATGAAAAACACTTTCTATTATTATTGAACGGATTTAATATTACATCAATAACAGAGGTTTTCGCATAAATACATGCttaattgtttaaataaagCCTAACTTTGGCATTCCCAACCTCAAAATTTATGTAGTCATGCGAGTACTTCTCATTCTATTATCCTAGCCTTCCATAAAATTCTTCAGTTGTTTTGAGATTAGAGGTACCGAGAAAGATTGAAATGACTTGATCTCCCTTTCACTCAAAAACCTTATCTCGTCACTACATGAAACTTAAAAGTTGGTACATTGATTGCTTGAAAAGTTATAATTCAATTGCTCGAGATAATGGTTCACGTTTGGCAGACTGTTGcaattgttaattttacaaataaacaTAGGAAACATTAGTAGATCATACAGATAATTACATGTGGAATCAAAGTTCACTTCTTCTTGCCTTTCTTTTAGGTCTTCAACATGGACTCTAGTAACATATAAAGATTAGCAGCTTATAAATGGCATATTTCCTAGAGTGCCAATGGTTCAATATGCATGAATATGTCTGACTATGTCAAGAATGTCATATATGGAAGGAAATTGGTTTCTTGGCATGCTTTCATAATAGACATATCCCTATCTGACATATTAAAAGGGCACGTATACACCTAAGTTTATGCTAATTTGATTGTTGCTTTATGCTACGTTTGGATGGAACGAAAGAGAAAAAGGAAGGGGAGACATATGAAGGAATGACATTTTCTTCATTTGGATGCCAAAACAAGAAGGGAGGGGAACAAAAGGGTAAGAATTAGAAGGGAATTAGAGGAGCAAACTTCCTTAGAAGTTATATAAAACCAATCCTTCCGACAATGGAAAATTTTGAAAGGAAAATACATCAATCTTCCTAAAATGTTATCAAATACACTCTT
Protein-coding sequences here:
- the LOC130805919 gene encoding uncharacterized protein LOC130805919 gives rise to the protein MADTGGGALPTGCFKCGRPGHWSRDCPSSKPNPNNSNLDSTSAPDFSTKYSKTSNGGGGNSNYQLKPTAKDSKPKKVPRTRPKVTPDLLLADEGLGYILRYFPRNFKFRGRGYEVNDLKNLLRMYAEWHEKFLPYFPFDQFIHKVEEAGSSKRLKSCIADLKERVANGGDPTKLKENNTKNEILNEQEDVRNMEAPTNNQEDLTFNGNCANDMEEDILNEMFNETLEETSITRQANNTSVGVLQSQKSTEQNDKPSSVGGGSSNPKITEEEKSLMEAKRQKALEKAAARRRLQPPS